In Fimbriimonadaceae bacterium, the DNA window TGGACGAGGTTGGGAGTCAATCACCGATCGCATCATCGAGGTTGTGAATCGAAGGTCGACGCGGGTGGTATACGTCCTCTGGGGTGAGGCGGCGAAAAAGAAGCAAACGCTGATTACCAATCCGCAACACGTCGTCATTGCCTGCGGCCATCCCTCCCCGTTGTCAGCGAGGAATTTTTTCGGCTCACGTTGTTTTTCGAGGGTCAATCGAGCTCTCATCGATGTTGGGATTGATCCAATCGATTGGCAAATTCCTGATGTTTGAGCGTCGGCCCATCGCTTCATAGAAAAACGTCTCGAGGCTGAATACTCCCACCAGTGTGGCCATGCCGTCCGACTACTCCCCTGAAAGTTCCCCGATCTTCGATAGGGTCGATCTCGGGTGTCCTCGATGCTGAACTTCCGAGATCTATCCTTCACTGATGAGATTGTCTCATCCATTGTGAGCTCCCTATGCCTGGAAGCTTGTTCGACAGACGCCTGTAACAGGTCGGTACCGTCTTTCGCTCTCACCATTGGATTCATTGGGGATCTCCTCTTATGGTGCGTACGGCCGCGAAGCCCGATCGGGGCTGTTCATTCGGAAATGGCACCTTCGTGCAGAGACCTTCCATTAGTCAAGGCCGTCGTCGGGCTTCGGAGAGGTATAGCGTGCAGGCAGCATTTCCGGCGACATCTCACTCGGAAGCACTCGGCTGACAACCGAAAGAAAGTGCTGTGCGTCGGATCAATGGCCTGTCCGGTCACAAGCATCGGCTCCATTGACATGGCGGTTGCCACCCTGCAGGGTGCGGCATGACGTGTTGAGCCTCGCCCACTGTCCCATCTTGCGCGCCTGCTTCAATCTTTAGCGCGTCTGATTCCACGGTCTTCGCCGCTTTTGCGCCAGAGTTCCCATCCCAGGCCATCAGGTCTTGCATGCGTTCGCGCGTGCTCACCTCACAACGATGTGGCGAGGTATTCGCCACCGATAAAGGAGA includes these proteins:
- a CDS encoding uracil-DNA glycosylase, which gives rise to GRGWESITDRIIEVVNRRSTRVVYVLWGEAAKKKQTLITNPQHVVIACGHPSPLSARNFFGSRCFSRVNRALIDVGIDPIDWQIPDV